Part of the Jatrophihabitans sp. GAS493 genome, TCATCCGGCGCCGGCCGACCGTGTCGAAGAGGTGCCCGAGAAGCAGCGGACCGAGGAGATTGCCGAGGGCGAAGGGGAAGAAGTAGTAGCTGGTATGCGCCTTTGACACCCCATAGAAATTCTCCAGAACAAGCGCGTAGGTGAAGAAGATGGCGTTGTAGAGGAACGCCTGCGTCACCATCATGCTGAAGCCGAGGAAGGACCGGGACGGGTACTGGCCGAAGAAGATCTTTCCCATCTGGATGTACCCGACGTTCGGCACCGGGGTGACGTCGAGTGCCTTGCTGTCGGGCACCGGCTCCAGCTTCTTCCCCTCGGCCTCGACCCGCGCCTCGATGTCGTCGACGGTGCGTTCGGCCTCCTCCTCGCGCCCGTGGGTCATCAGCCAGCGCGGGCTCTCCGGAATGTGGCGCCGCAGCCCGATCACCGCCAAGCCGATGAGCGGTCCGATGAAGAATCCGAGACGCCAGCCAATATTTTCCGGCACATTGTCCGACAGCAGATAGAGGTTGGCCATGGCGCCGAGCGCAGCGCCGCCCCAGTAGGTTCCGTTGATCGCGATGTCGACCCGGCCCCGGTAGTGCGACGGGATGAGCTCGTCGATGGCCGAGTTGATGGCGGTGTATTCGCCACCGATGCCGAGGCCGGCGACGAAGCGGAAGAGGAGCAATGACCATAGATCCCAGCTGAATCCGGCCAGGCCGCTGGCGATGAGGTAGACCCCGAGGGTGATGATGAACAGCCGTCGACGACCCAGGCGGTCGGTGATGCGCCCGAAGACGAGGGCTCCGATCACCTCACCGGCAAGGTAGACGGAGCCGACGGCCCCG contains:
- a CDS encoding MFS transporter, with amino-acid sequence MANQTLSQSHRSLVPARLDRLPWSRFHWLVIVGLGVAWILDGLEIQIVSQAGYQDSLGLSNGQVGAVGSVYLAGEVIGALVFGRITDRLGRRRLFIITLGVYLIASGLAGFSWDLWSLLLFRFVAGLGIGGEYTAINSAIDELIPSHYRGRVDIAINGTYWGGAALGAMANLYLLSDNVPENIGWRLGFFIGPLIGLAVIGLRRHIPESPRWLMTHGREEEAERTVDDIEARVEAEGKKLEPVPDSKALDVTPVPNVGYIQMGKIFFGQYPSRSFLGFSMMVTQAFLYNAIFFTYALVLENFYGVSKAHTSYYFFPFALGNLLGPLLLGHLFDTVGRRRMICFTYTLSGLLLLVSAYFFHAGLLNATTQTIFWCVIFFFASAGASSAYLTVSEIFPLELRGQAISFFFALSQGAGGVVAPFLFGHLIGGANNPNPDRTPLSWGYVIGGVIMILGGVVAWYFGVDAERKSLEDIANPLSVSRSSTPPAAAGAAAAPA